The following DNA comes from Cryptococcus deuterogattii R265 chromosome 2, complete sequence.
CCTGATTTACCCCCAGATGCCTCAAATTGAATGCATCGTGCAAGTGACTCCACAAAGCTGTCTTCGCAATTGCAGGCTTTTCGGAGTGCTGCAAATTGCTCTGCGAAAAAGATCCTGCAGAAGATGGTCGAAGCTCCAGACTCGAAATCTGCAGCACCGTCAGCCATCAGTTCCCTCCATGAGTGGTCTGAATACTGGCCATATTTCACATGTGTACCTGTTTCCTGCCTTGTTACCTCATCGACATCCTCCAGTGAGACAGTATCCCATGCTACTGGATGATTAGTGCTCATAGCTTCTTCTGGCATGAATGTATCGAATCTGCCCTCTCCTTGTCTGCTAGTTGACCACATCTTCGAATTATCTCTGTATGTCTTCGAACTGAGGGTAAATGCGATAATGCTGGTGGGCTCTGTCTCACGTATGATGACCTTAGAATCTGCAAATATGTGTTCTGATGCTGATCTGATACTAACTTCAGCGTACGAACTTGACCATCTAAAATACACTCACAATGGATATTCCAGTGGAGCGAAATCGGCAGCCCGAAATGCCCATAATCCACTTAGCGATTTTAGAAGACTTGATTTTTCGTTTGCCGTACTTGTTTCGATATCAGAAGTTTGTGAGGCAGAAACTGCTCCCAAGACCTCGTCTGCTGTTGTGGTATCGGTATGGACTTGTGGGGTCGCTGGGTGACTTGGAAGAGGCGCACTGGTCTCAAAACTAGGAAGTTCTATCTTCAGACGGTCGGTAAAGGACTTTTCCGATTTGGAGTCACTAGGGATAGAGGGAGTGGTCGCAGACGCAATAAGAGGATTAGATGTGGAAAGGTCGTCTTTCGTTACGCTTGTCTCAGTCAGCGGGGAGGGAAAGGTCGCAAGTGGCACAGACGAGGAACCGGTCGGCCCAGTGAGAGAGGACTTGTTTGAAAATGGCTTTGCCTTCGGGATCAGCTCGTCTGCTGAACCCAGACTATCATCGCTCCCTagctcatcctcctcattaTCAGCCTCTGATGAATCGGTGTCGAACTCATCTCTGAACGCATCCCTAAGATTGTCAAACACCTGTACCTTGGCTTTGGTTACACTGACTGGCCTCGCTCGTTTCCCCCTGACAACAGATATGCGTTTTTGACGCTCTTTTTCGGCCTCTCTCGAGAGGCGATCTAAGTGACGTGCAATAGAAATTACTCGAGAGGTGCCACCCTGAGAATGACGACCTGAGTTCTTACTCGCAATCGGTGTGCTTCTATCAGACTCTGGATATCTAGGCGATTTACATTTACCAGCAATCCGAGgtttcccttcttcaagactGAAGAGTGATTGAATAGGAGTCATAACCGGATGTCTCAACTTGGGCGAAACTTTACCGGATCGGGGAGAGACCTTGTTGGTGTATGACGGGGCCCGAGAGCCCATACTGGGTCTGACAATGAGACAATCGTTATTCTTACTTTCGCCAGCTGGTTTATGAAGgtgtgaagatgatataCGTGATGCGTTAGTAGCGTAGCTTCGATCACCATCAGACATCAATCCGGGCCTGGAGGTATTTCGTTGACGATGAGGGAGCTGTTCAATCCTTCCACGACGCAACCTGCGACGATTTGAAGAGCTATGATCACTGTCAGAGATATCTTGTAGTGAATATTGTCGGGGCGATTGGCGGCGAGAGCCTCCACTAGAGCGTGAACGTTCCGGGGAACAAGTCAATTCCGGTAGGGCAAGTTGAGTAGACTCGTTGAAGCGTTGAACAAGATCTGCTATGCTAATAAGTGGTACTGATGAGTGAACTGTTGAATCAAATGCCAGGATAGCATACCTTGGAGCCGGAGCTGAACGCCTGGGAAGGCGAGATACAAACTGAGAAGTGTCGTTCTCAGCGCTTGGGTCTATCGTCGCTTTGCGGTCTCCGCTTCTGCCCGCAGGGCCCTCGTGGATTGCAGATACCGTTGAATCACTGTCATCCTCCGTCTCTTTCGAACTCAATATGTCAGATCTTGACAAAGGGTTTGACATCGGTTGCAGTATGCCGGCAGTAGGTATTATCGAGGTGTCGTCGCTATCAAGTTGCACTTTGGTGATATCTGAAGAGGCAGTTGCTGCATCCGTGTCTGTATTGGAACTGAGACCGGTTGTAGTCGTTTGCTTGCCGCTCGGCACTTGAGCGCGAGGGTCATCGTCTTTGGTGTCCTGCTCTTCCGAAACCACTGAAGGTGTTCCGGTTAAACCACCTCGCTCTGATGCACCGGAGGTATCTTGATTTGGCAATAAACGTTTGAGGTGGGATGCGGTCACTGACAATTATCAGAtaattttcttcttttacAACAAGGGAATAATAAGGGGACATACTCTTCCTCAGATCTTTCTCTGTGGGCATGAGAACTTTCTCAATGTCTGCGAAGTCCACGCTACTTTTGATCAGCATTTTGTCTTAAGGACAATGGGGCATTCCGCTTACTCCCACTGGACTACTTTGTCTTGCAAGGCTCTCAATACGATGTTCAGCGACAGTACATCTGTAATTGGAGTGAGCTTATATGTTCTGTTCAACAGATCGATGATCTCTTCTCGGTCGCTAGCCGCTCGAACAAGCATAGATTCAACAGTCGCGTTAAGACAAGTTACCTACGCAGAAACATCAGCGGCGCATTTAACTCGGCAGGCCCATTTACGCACTTTATCTGATTGCACATCTCCCACGTCAATCGTTCTCAGCCGCATTGTGACCGAATCGAAAAATGCAGAGATCTTTGCCAATGCGCTGTCGTATTCCCTATTCTTGAGCACTACCTTAGTCTCTGCCTTAATCTGTAGCTTGATCGACGGCCGTACAGGCTCAAAAAGGTCGATCTGCTCATTATGTATCCTAATTGCCAAGTTTCGGTGGGCGTAATATCGAATTTGATCGCGAAATGCGTCATGGGGACAAGAGAAACCAGCTCGAATCTCTGGTGGATAAAAGCACTGCTCCAAGTACGTGCCCCAAGACATTTTCCAagtctcttctctcatgATTGTTGTGGGCGATGGAGTAGCACATCGTTGACAATAGGACCATGTGATGATTTGGTCTTCATGTCCTggggaagggcaaggaaacTGATCTATGGCAATTTGTAGGCGACGTTGACCATGCACAAGCAAATGGTAATGAAAGAGCAGTAGACGTTCGCAGTTCTTGCTAGTACAGTGGTCCGGAGCCTCGATGGCTAGATTTTCGAGAAACTGGCCGACAGTCTGATCACCGGCCTGGTAATAGTCGATATGCTGAAGAGATGGTTCAACACATGGCTTTTCAGTACCTTCACATCCCAGCGATGACAAGTAAACAATGCCTTGATAGCTTTCAGGGCGAAGTTTCTCTGCAAATCGTCGCGTGTACCATTGCCATAATTTTACTTGTTCTTGATGGTCATGTTCTACTTGTGCCAGCGCACTTTCTTGGGATACTACTTGGGGCTTTTGAAGAATGTGATAAGGATCTCGTATTGGTGATTTGTTTGTAGATGTTGCTGGATATGAGAAGGCCGGTACGGCACTCATAGCATCACTACTCGGCACTTCAGACGAGGTTCCAGCCGCTTCAGAGATCGATGTCGGGACTAATGAGGCTGTCTCTGATTCGGTACCCCCGATTGTAGGAACACGGTCTTTCGGTACCTCTGTCAGTTTTGTTTCCTCCTCTAAAATCTGCGCTGCCTCCGCTTCATCCCTATATACCCTCAGCTCTGACAATCTTCGATCAAGCTCAGCCATCTTCGCCAAGATAGCAGGAGGGGGGAACATTATTGCtgcagaggaagacaaaGCGACCGTCAGATAGGGTTCAAGTGACTTAGCGATCTGTTTCGTCACTTCCAAAGCATCGCGCTTCTCGAGTTGTTTGTCATCGAGTTGGACAGAATTGTGATTTGGCCTAGGAGTTGCAGAAGATTCAGATATGAACTCGATATTATCAGGAGGAGTTATGGGTTCAACGCTGGGTTTAAGGGTTGCAGTGGATTGAGTAAGTTGCGAAGGCGTGCCACAAGGACCATCTTCAGAGGGTGACTTATCGGAGTCGAGAAGGTCTAAAAGCTCGCGGTATTCCGTTGGGAGCGGAGGCTTAGGCGGCGGAATGTTGTGTTCGTCGTTGTACATTATCATCTCGTTTCTCAGATGATATGCTACAAGCGCCATGAAATCTGTGATCACTTTAACTTTGCTTAAAGTTGGCAAATCTGCACCGCGCAATATGATCGTGCAGCCTTGCTCCCTACTCGCTCCTTCAAACCTCATTAACGTTTTCCTTCTACCCGGTATAAGTTCATGATCAAAAGATTGAACCCTAAACTCTCCACACCGACCCATTCTGGGCTCGAGGACGAGTCGATCCATCGAAGCAACGACGTCGGCTTGAGTGCATCTGGCTACTTGCTGGATAGCAGAAGCTTTGACGCTGCGAACAAGCGCGATATTGGCTTCCAGCAGGTAGTCGAGTGCGATTCGTGAAACAGAGGACTGCGCCAACACTATGTGAGGTCGAGCGTCAATGATGCGTTTCGTCAGCAGCCGTAGGtaatctttttcttgaGCAAGTATCGGATCCAATGACATGAACTGATTATCAACCCGATGGTAATCGAGAGGGAAGGTGACCACCATTATTCGCGGGTTGACGAGTCTCCGGGCCATGGCTTTGTGGGCCACATTTTTGGTTATGACGATTCCGTCTACGTACTCCGAGTCATTGATCTTCCCGCCTGGGACTTTCTTTATTTTGACATACGCCCGAACGTCAATATCATCCCCAGCGCGTACATTGGGCTGTAAGTTGAGTGGTACTTTGAGAATGAGATTGGTCAGAGTTTGATGCCATTCATCGGCTTTTGGAAGTTCTGCACGTGCGATAGCTTGTGCAAGCATGAGCTTGAAATGTTGGAGGCTAGCACCTGCTAACATTTCGGGTTGATGTCTGTGAATTCCGGATCAGTTTATCGCTGACAGCACAACCTAACCACATTACCCACGCGAAAGAGTGTGACCTCGCTCTCCAGAGCCCCTCCGACTTTTCTGAATCCAACAGGGCAGTAAGAACTGCCTGattcatcctcgtcttcaaaTCAATGAGAGGATGATCTGAGTCTTCGCGACTCAGCGGTGCCCTTTCTACATCGCCGTACGTCGACATTGTATTTGTTctgggaaatggaaaacTTGTTGCATCTCCATGTGTCGCATTCAATGTGGAACTCGAGGTTTCCAACACAGGAGTAATGACATGACCATCTTCgccagcttcttcctggTCGGCAGCGATTTTTTGGTCCAGTTCCACAGGTCTCCTGAAAGGCGCGACAGCTGGTGGTCTTCCTGCCCATATACGATCATCTCCACTTAGTGTCGGTGACCCGTCGACTTCATTGGAAATGAATGCTCTTTCCGTATCGTCCCATCTCATGGGAACAGAGGCTTCGTCAATGGCCATAAGTGAATCATTTGGGTGCGAACTAAATAGCTGGCTCGCGGCAAAGGGGGATTTAGCGTACGACATCTCTGGGGACATGGCAGTGTTGAGAAATGTTCGCTCGGATATACTTGGATAATGGTGGACGGACGTAGAGAATGAGTTGATTGACCGACGgtcatcgtcgtcctcgtcctctttGTACTCTTCCATAATCTTGAGGCAAAGATTGCACACTCTTAAAACTCCATCTTGTCCAAAACGACGAGCGCCGATAATATTGGATGCACAACGAGAACAAAATATCTGACCGCATATCCGGCAATGATGTTTCCTTCGCCACGCCGTGAAAACCTTTCAGGTGACCTTATGAGCGCACGTTTCGCATATAGATTAGAAGACTCACCGATTTGCAGTCGTAACATTCCTTGCAATGCTCGTCCGCCATCCAGTATTGCTTACTTAAGCCGtcccccttcatccttttaATAATTCTGCTGACACTGTTCAGCCTCTTGACGGCCCCCATGCTCCTCACGCTTCTGATGTCATCTTGTGCTAGAGGGAATCCAGGAACGTAGCTATTTCTCTGAGTTAATTCAGCGTTGGCAGCTATCATTCCGGaaatggaaagggaagaaggtgaatcGGGTAGAGTCGCAATGGATGATCTACGGAGGCGTTTGTTTTGACTCATAGACAAAGGATTGGTGTGAGTGTAGTGAGATAGGGGGGTTGGAGCGCgcgaggatgaaggcaTGGAGGTTTGGAGATTAATATTACTTCGATGTGAAGCCTTGGTAGTCGAAAAGGGAATTGGTCTAGCGGTAGAAGAAATAGGTTCCTTGCTCGCAGTCTGCACTGTCGTTGTCACGGGCGAGACAGTGACCTGTGCAGGAGCAACACCGGATGGACGCCATAGTGGCCCTCCAGGAGCGACAGGGCGCTTCTGCCCTGAAGTGGAAAGTTGAGACGAGGCGACAGATGGGGGAATGGGTGAATGAGATTCTGAGCTACCGAAAGCGTTGACAGCGCTAAGCGGCGGATTGAGGGTCTGGCCATGCGA
Coding sequences within:
- a CDS encoding 1-phosphatidylinositol-3-phosphate 5-kinase; translation: MPSSYSEPSIPPSSHLTTFPNPFQDEPEQGILPAFLSKVKQTFTSGISQSPAQNSHAISDRPLLSIEDENRFSQDRDSNPVAPSRESGQTEAQAIAEAVMRNRVQTAAPGTLPNSAAEQQQRMHGQSTGSISAVVTTPAESLSLTQPTAHPSNSSIHISHGQTLNPPLSAVNAFGSSESHSPIPPSVASSQLSTSGQKRPVAPGGPLWRPSGVAPAQVTVSPVTTTVQTASKEPISSTARPIPFSTTKASHRSNINLQTSMPSSSRAPTPLSHYTHTNPLSMSQNKRLRRSSIATLPDSPSSLSISGMIAANAELTQRNSYVPGFPLAQDDIRSVRSMGAVKRLNSVSRIIKRMKGDGLSKQYWMADEHCKECYDCKSVFTAWRRKHHCRICGQIFCSRCASNIIGARRFGQDGVLRVCNLCLKIMEEYKEDEDDDDRRSINSFSTSVHHYPSISERTFLNTAMSPEMSYAKSPFAASQLFSSHPNDSLMAIDEASVPMRWDDTERAFISNEVDGSPTLSGDDRIWAGRPPAVAPFRRPVELDQKIAADQEEAGEDGHVITPVLETSSSTLNATHGDATSFPFPRTNTMSTYGDVERAPLSREDSDHPLIDLKTRMNQAVLTALLDSEKSEGLWRARSHSFAHQPEMLAGASLQHFKLMLAQAIARAELPKADEWHQTLTNLILKVPLNLQPNVRAGDDIDVRAYVKIKKVPGGKINDSEYVDGIVITKNVAHKAMARRLVNPRIMVVTFPLDYHRVDNQFMSLDPILAQEKDYLRLLTKRIIDARPHIVLAQSSVSRIALDYLLEANIALVRSVKASAIQQVARCTQADVVASMDRLVLEPRMGRCGEFRVQSFDHELIPGRRKTLMRFEGASREQGCTIILRGADLPTLSKVKVITDFMALVAYHLRNEMIMYNDEHNIPPPKPPLPTEYRELLDLLDSDKSPSEDGPCGTPSQLTQSTATLKPSVEPITPPDNIEFISESSATPRPNHNSVQLDDKQLEKRDALEVTKQIAKSLEPYLTVALSSSAAIMFPPPAILAKMAELDRRLSELRVYRDEAEAAQILEEETKLTEVPKDRVPTIGGTESETASLVPTSISEAAGTSSEVPSSDAMSAVPAFSYPATSTNKSPIRDPYHILQKPQVVSQESALAQVEHDHQEQVKLWQWYTRRFAEKLRPESYQGIVYLSSLGCEGTEKPCVEPSLQHIDYYQAGDQTVGQFLENLAIEAPDHCTSKNCERLLLFHYHLLVHGQRRLQIAIDQFPCPSPGHEDQIITWSYCQRCATPSPTTIMREETWKMSWGTYLEQCFYPPEIRAGFSCPHDAFRDQIRYYAHRNLAIRIHNEQIDLFEPVRPSIKLQIKAETKVVLKNREYDSALAKISAFFDSVTMRLRTIDVGDVQSDKVTCLNATVESMLVRAASDREEIIDLLNRTYKLTPITDVLSLNIVLRALQDKVVQWDVDFADIEKVLMPTEKDLRKMTASHLKRLLPNQDTSGASERGGLTGTPSVVSEEQDTKDDDPRAQVPSGKQTTTTGLSSNTDTDAATASSDITKVQLDSDDTSIIPTAGILQPMSNPLSRSDILSSKETEDDSDSTVSAIHEGPAGRSGDRKATIDPSAENDTSQFVSRLPRRSAPAPSIADLVQRFNESTQLALPELTCSPERSRSSGGSRRQSPRQYSLQDISDSDHSSSNRRRLRRGRIEQLPHRQRNTSRPGLMSDGDRSYATNASRISSSHLHKPAGESKNNDCLIVRPSMGSRAPSYTNKVSPRSGKVSPKLRHPVMTPIQSLFSLEEGKPRIAGKCKSPRYPESDRSTPIASKNSGRHSQGGTSRVISIARHLDRLSREAEKERQKRISVVRGKRARPVSVTKAKVQVFDNLRDAFRDEFDTDSSEADNEEDELGSDDSLGSADELIPKAKPFSNKSSLTGPTGSSSVPLATFPSPLTETSVTKDDLSTSNPLIASATTPSIPSDSKSEKSFTDRLKIELPSFETSAPLPSHPATPQVHTDTTTADEVLGAVSASQTSDIETSTANEKSSLLKSLSGLWAFRAADFAPLEYPLSASEHIFADSKVIIRETEPTSIIAFTLSSKTYRDNSKMWSTSRQGEGRFDTFMPEEAMSTNHPVAWDTVSLEDVDEVTRQETGTHVKYDFESGASTIFCRIFFAEQFAALRKACNCEDSFVESLARCIQFEASGGKSGSAFLKSRDDRFIAKEITRYEMDALTKFAPAYFDYTRKAFQGQRPTVLAKIYGFFKIGFNNAITGKAMKMNVLVMENLFYERRFAKIYDLKGSTRNRLIQPTGRINEVLLDENLMEIVYKHPLYLREQSKRILRTALFNDTLFLSNLNVMDYSLVVGVDNDKHELVVGIVDYIRTFTWDKKLESWVKDLGAGGKGEPTIVTPKQYKLRFRIAMERFYFPSVPDRWTVIGPDEVQTEEDGLGIGTTG